The region CCGGGTGAGGCAGACCTGTGACCAGCTCGTATAGGTCTGATTCCAGAACACCGTGCCCCAAGCCTGATTAAGCTTGTCCAGGGTGACATACTTGTCCTGAAGCCAAAGGCGGAAGGCCTGATGATCACTCTCCGAGTAGAATACATTGATCTCACAGTTCAGCTCGTTGTCAATCTGCCAGCCGACAACACCCGGATGATTGCCGTAATGTTCAGCGAGCTTCGTTACGATTCGGGCACAGAGCTCGCGGTATTTGGGACTGCTGTAATTGTAATGGCGGCGCATGCCGTGCTGTAGCGTCACACCTTCATAAGTAACATTGAGAGCCTCAGGGTACTTCTCGGTAAGCCAGGCAGGCGGAGTGGCCGTAGGCGTTCCCAGAATAACCTCCAGCCCGTGGCTGTGAGCCATATCGACCGCACGGTCAAACAGATCATATTGAAACACGCCTTCTTCCGGTTCAAAAATGGACCAGGCGAACTCAGCAAGACGTACAATAGTGAATCCGGTTTCAACCATACGGCGGTAATCGTCAGCCCACATGGATTCAGGCCAGTGCTCGGGATAATAGCAGACGCCCAGTTCAAATCGTTCTGCTGCAACAGGTTTCTTCATCTTAACCTCCAAGTGTAAAAATATGCTTTATTTAAGCTACAAATCTATTGTATTATCAGCAGTGTATCCACTTATATAACAGAATATTGCTATTATATCATTATATTGCGTGCTTGAGTCAGCGCAGAGCAGGAGGAAATTCACATGAGAAAGCACTGGGTTCTGCCGCAGCCCGCTTATGCCCACTATGTATGTTATCCGGAGATGCTGGGGCATTACAGCGACTTCCCGGAGCATGCAGAGCGCAGAAGCGAGGGGTTCCTGAACAGCTATAATCTCCACATGGTTTTCGGTGGGGAAGGGTATGTATTTCAGGGAGGGGAGCGGATATCCATGAGGCGGGGCAGCGGGTTTCTTTTTCCCAGAGGGGCTTATCAGCAGTACGGTTCTGATCCCGGAGCCGCCTGGGATGTGCGCTGGATGCACTTCGCCACGGCGATGCCTCTGACTATGCTGGAGGAAGCGGATCAGTCACGCGGCTACTTCTTCAACTTCGATCCCGCCAGCGGCTATGAAGCGCTCTTCGAGGAAATGTACCGGCTCAGCGCAGGCTATGAGACCCGGAGTGAACCCCGTCTCTCTACACTGCTCTATGAGATACTGGTTACGCTGATGCAGAACTCCGAACCGCTTCACGGCTCCGTTCCGCTGGAGATCCGGCATTCCATCCGGCTTACCGCCGACAGGATCTACAGTGAGTGTGAGCGGCCCTGGACGCTGGAGTCCATGGCCAGCCTTGCCGGTTATAGCAGCTACCATTTTCTCCGCCTGTTCCGCAGCATTATGGGCAAGACGCCGAACCGGTATTTAAGCGATTGCCGGATGGCCCGGGCCAAGCTGCTGCTGGCTTCCACCAAGCTGTCTGTTTCGCAAATTGCGCTGCAGAGCGGTTTTCAGCAATCCAGTTATTTCATCAAGGTGTTCAGACAGTTAGAAGGGATGCCGCCGAACCAATACAGACGTTCCTTCAACTCATAGAATCAAGCTTTTTTAGGACCAAGTATCAAGAAAGTTTGTTACATTTATGGCAGTATTCTCGCCGCGATAGTCTTGGTTGTGTGACAGAAAGTTACAAATGGCAACAAAGGGTTACAAAGTGGATACAAATTCCACGCGCCGAGCAACTATACTATTGCTAGTAAATACATCTGGAGGGAAATAAATGAGAAAGTATAGAGTTACATATGCTGCATTGCTGGTGAGTTCGCTCGTTGCCGGCCAGGTGGCTGGCAGTATCACTGCGCCTGCTGCACATGCAGCCCCGGCGGCGAAGCCTCCCGCAGTATCCGCTCCGGCGGCATTCAAGTTCAATTCCGTTCCCATGGGTGCCGGAGTGACCGCAGTACTGGAGAATATCAACATATGGAGCCAGCCTGGCGGGAGCATTTTGTCATACACACTTAAATATACAAATTCCGGGAATTCAAGCGCCAGCTTAATGCACTATTTCTCACGTGTGGTCACTCCGGGAGGGTCAGTGCTTCCGGGGAATCCCTTAGGTGCGGATGCCCTGAAGAAGAAAGTCGGCGCCAAAGAAAGCCTTAGCGTGACCTATTATGTAAATGTGGGACAAACCTCCTCTTTGCAGGGGATCAAAATCTCGATGCTGGTCTGGGATGCCAAGACGAAAGGGTATCTGAAGCAGACGGGATCTTTTGGAGTGCCCGCTAATTATTCAACAACGGCTCCAGTTGGAACAAGCTTAAGTACAATCATGAACGACATTCCTGTCGCAGCCAGCGCAGACTCTCTCCAGCTCTATAAATACAGCGGCAAGGTCTATGCCAAAGTAGGAGTCAGTCTAACCAATAAGGGCAATAAAGTCCTCAGTGATCCGGGCTATTCGGCGTATCTGGTATCTGCCAGCGGCACTTCTTTCGAGCTGGCGCTGAGCGGCACACAGGCGGATTACAGTATTCAGCCGCAGGAGAAGCGGAGCATTTATTACATTACCGAAATCCCGGCCTATCTCAAAACAGATAATATGAAGCTGCAATTCACGAAGAAGGATGAGACCGCGAAGCTGGAGCTGGCTAAGTCCTCTTATAAGCTGCCGGCAGCAAGCTCGCCTAATCTGGTAGTGGGCAGCGGTGTAGTCAAAAAGATAGTAGTCAATAACAACACAGTAGACACGCTGCTCCGCAACGCTAATGTGTACGCACAGGATGCAGATGCGGTATGGACGTTCCAGATGCAGCTTAAGAATACCGGCAACAAGGCGGTAACCCTGCCAAGCTACGACCTGGCGGTCAAATCGGTCAAGGGTAAGGTTTTTCCGGTGAATTCCAAAGGTGTAAGCGGAGTAACCCTCAAACCGCTAGAGACCAAAATTGTTCCGCTTACGGTCCGCATCCCGCTTGAAGTCGATCAATCCGGATTGCAGCTTATGATGATAGAGTCGGTAGGCGCTGAGAGCATCAGTGCACCAGAACCGGGCGGAACCGGCGAGTCCACCGGAAATACAGGGAATACCGGCACTCCGTCCACTGCAGCTCCTGCAACACCGACTGCCAAAATGATTTTCCCGGTAGCCTACTTCGTCATTCCATATGCATTACGTACGGAAGTCACGTCCGGCCAGGAGTATATGACCACGAATTCATACGGCTCCTTCTCGTACAGCATAGTGTCTCTGCAGCGCTATCCTTGGAGAGATGATGATATCCTGGCTGCCAAATTGAGAATCACTAATACCCAGAACGTGTCTCTTACGCTGCCTGAGCTGAAGGGAACCATTAAGTTGGATAAAGAAAGTCTGCCCGTGACTACCGAGCTGTATATGGACAATAAGGATTCTTCTGTTCTTGCGCCAGGGAAGTCAGTGGAGCTGTATGTACTCGGTAAAATTGCCTATACCTCAGAGTTCCAGGATATGCGGATTGCCCTGAACGGCACACAGAATTCAGAGACCGTCCCGTTCATGGATGTCAGCATCAGTAACTCGATTAACAGTATTCCGACCATCGAGAAGGGCAAGAGCTACATCATTAGCGGCAAAGGCAAAACGGCCAGTGTCGAGGAGAACCGGACTACGATCTATCAAGGGGAAAGCCACAATCTGGTATACACAGAGCTCTATCTGAGCAGTGAAGAGAAAAGACAGAGCAAAATGGCCCGTCTCCAGGCTTACTATAAGACCAAGGACGGCCAATATTTCGAAGCAGGCACCAGCCAGTCGGAGAACAGCGCATCTCCGGGCGCCAAGCAGCTCGTGGTCTTATGGGCCAAGGTGCCCAAGGCTACGGATCTCGCGGATGTCTCGCTTTACCTCGGTTCCGGTATCAAAGAAGGCAAGCTGATTGAGGCCAAGGAAGAAGCGACCGGATTCGTCAATGTGGCTGCGCTTCAGCTGAATCCGCAGGCTAACGTACCGAAGAATACGCTGGAATCAACGGTACTATATCCTTATACGATTTCTGTCCTGACCTCTCAAGGCAAGCGGATGAAGTCATCCGATACCCTGGACATCACGATGAACTACAGCCTGAGAAAGGATAACCTGTACGATGCAGGTGTGCTGGAGCATAAGCTGATTCTGCAGATTACCGATCCGTTCGGCATCGCTACCGAGAAGGTTCTTACCCTGGGCACAGACCTGATTGAAGGGACGAATAACCAGTATTCCTTCTCTCTCAGCAGACCCGTGTACAAGACGATGGACGGCGGAGCTTATAAGTTAGCCTTCTATGATGAATTCCAGGGTGAACGTCTGTTGCTGGGCAGCCAGGCCTTCGGAGTCACTAACGTGGTTCCGAACAAGACAGAGGAATAATCGTCATTTACTCCACTAAAACATTCTTGTATTTTTAAAAAAGGAGCAGCTTCCATGTTGCGTGTTGAAGATATTACGCATTCGTACAAAAGCGGTAATGAATGGACCTCCGTTCTTCATAAAATCAATTTCGCTGTCAAAAAGGGAGAAATGGTTGCTCTGCTGGGCAGCTCAGGCTCCGGGAAGTCAACGCTCCTCAACCTGATGGCCGGCCTGATGAAGCCCACAGAAGGTCATATCTATATTGCTGATCAGGACATTGTGAAAATGGGTGAGAATAAGCTTGCCGAGTTCCGCCGCAAGAATATCGGATTCATCTTTCAGGCGTATGAGCTGATTACCAGCCTGACGGTCCGTGAGAACGTGGAGCTGCCGCTGGTCTTCCAGTCGGTCTCTCCCAGGGCCCGTAAGGCTAAGGCGCTTGCACTGCTGGAGCAGGTAGGGATTCCCGACAAGGCGGATCTCTTCCCCTCACAGCTCTCCGGAGGACAGCAGCAGCGGGTCAGTATCGCCCGGTCACTCATCACAGAGCCGTCGGTCATTTTCGCCGATGAACCGACGGGGAATCTGGATTCCAAGACCGAGGAGGAGATTATCGGCATTCTGCTGAACCTGAACCGGACGATGAAGACGACATTTATTGTCGTAACTCATGAATATAAGGTGGCTGAACAAATGCAGCGGATTTTTACGCTGAAGGACGGATTCCTGGTTACTGAATCGCAGACAGCACCGCAAGCAGAGACGGAACCGCAGATTGAGCTGCAAAAAGAAGTACAGGTTGAAGAGCAAATTGCTGAGGAAGCTGAACCGCAGACCATGGTAGAGGTTGAAGAACAATTAGCTGCAGGAGCTGAACAGGAAGCTGTAGAGCCGCAGACAGCAGCAGCGGATGAAGATCCGCCGGCTGAGGAACCTGAACACCAGACCGCTGCGGAAGCTGATCCTGCAGAGGGAGGGAAGCCGTGAAGATCAGAGACATTTCACGGATGGCCTGGGAACAGGTCAAACGGCGCAAGGTGGTTACGGGTCTGTGTATGACCGGGATATCTATCGGCTGCGCAGCCATTATTGTGGCCCTGAGCGTAGGACAGTCTGCACAGGTCTATGTTACCGAACAGGTGAATGCCAACTTCAAAATGGATGAGATTATGGTCTCACCGGGCGGAGGGCCGCCAGACATCGGCAAGGGAGCCAGTGCAGGCGGCTCGGGAGAGGTGAATGAGAAGCTCGACCCCGGCAAGCTGACCGATCAGAAGCTGAAGATTATCCAGGGGCTGAATCATGTGAAGGCGGCATCGCCTTTTCATCAGGCAGGATATCTGCAGATGGTAACCATTGATAATAAGATTTCCGATGTTCAGGTCATTGTCGCCGATTTACAGAAGCTGACGGCGTACGACCACAAGTTCAAGCAGGGAGGGGCGAATGGCCAGCCCGGATCAATTGTGCTCAATCACGGGGCTACACTGGGCCTGATTGACCTGGAGACCCGGACGAAGCTGTTCGATCAGATGAGTGCGGATCCGTTCAACCAGGAGCTGTACCAGCAATATGACAAAATGGCCACTGTGCCTACTGAACTGTACCGCAAGCAGGTCCAAATTCAGGCTCAGGATTACAGTTCTACATCACCGGTGTTCAAGCTTAGCTCCCCCCTGCAGATCTCCGGAATTCTGGCGCTTCCCAAGGGTATGGACGAACTGCGGTCATCCTATGAGAAGATTATGTATATGTCTCCCGAGACCGCACAGCAGCTCTCCAAGGAGCTTGTATTCGATAATTCCACCACCAGTGTGCTAACTCTCCCGCCGGAGGGCAGCTATAATTCGATTACAGTCAAGGTGGACGATGTGGCGAACATCAAGCCGGTGGAGCAGATGATTCAGAAGCTGTCGCTGAACGCTCAAGACAATCTGTTCCAGCAGGAGATGCTGAAGGAACAATTCGATATGATCAAAATGGCGGCGCTCGGCATCGGGGTATTCATCCTGATCATCGCCTCCATCTCGATCATAGTGGCCATGACCATGTCCACCCATCAACGGCGGCGCCAGATTGGGATTATGAAGGTCCTCGGGGCCAACATGGGACAGATCCGCAATATGTTCATTACCGAAGCTGCACTTCTGGGGCTGCTCGGGGGCATGCTGGGGGTTGCTTTCTCCTATTTGATTGTCATGGCGCTCAACAAGCTGGTAGGCAGTGCAGGGGACGGGATGAATTTCTTCATTCCAACTATGAATCTGCCGATCGGCATCTCCTTTGCCATTATGACCGGTGTGCTGTCGGGGATCTATCCGGCGATCAGCGCCTCCAGAACCGATGCATTAACCGCTATTAAACGAGACTAACCCTAAGCTAGAAAGGAAGCCGAAACGATGAAGAGGACTCTAAAGAAGAGCCTGAAATGGATCATAATCTTAGGTATTATCGGAACTGCCGGTTATTTCGGATATACCAAATTCTTCAAGGCTGAAGAGACCGCTGATCTCCCGCCTGAACCGATGCAG is a window of Paenibacillus sp. FSL H3-0469 DNA encoding:
- a CDS encoding ABC transporter permease, translating into MKIRDISRMAWEQVKRRKVVTGLCMTGISIGCAAIIVALSVGQSAQVYVTEQVNANFKMDEIMVSPGGGPPDIGKGASAGGSGEVNEKLDPGKLTDQKLKIIQGLNHVKAASPFHQAGYLQMVTIDNKISDVQVIVADLQKLTAYDHKFKQGGANGQPGSIVLNHGATLGLIDLETRTKLFDQMSADPFNQELYQQYDKMATVPTELYRKQVQIQAQDYSSTSPVFKLSSPLQISGILALPKGMDELRSSYEKIMYMSPETAQQLSKELVFDNSTTSVLTLPPEGSYNSITVKVDDVANIKPVEQMIQKLSLNAQDNLFQQEMLKEQFDMIKMAALGIGVFILIIASISIIVAMTMSTHQRRRQIGIMKVLGANMGQIRNMFITEAALLGLLGGMLGVAFSYLIVMALNKLVGSAGDGMNFFIPTMNLPIGISFAIMTGVLSGIYPAISASRTDALTAIKRD
- a CDS encoding AraC family transcriptional regulator, whose protein sequence is MRKHWVLPQPAYAHYVCYPEMLGHYSDFPEHAERRSEGFLNSYNLHMVFGGEGYVFQGGERISMRRGSGFLFPRGAYQQYGSDPGAAWDVRWMHFATAMPLTMLEEADQSRGYFFNFDPASGYEALFEEMYRLSAGYETRSEPRLSTLLYEILVTLMQNSEPLHGSVPLEIRHSIRLTADRIYSECERPWTLESMASLAGYSSYHFLRLFRSIMGKTPNRYLSDCRMARAKLLLASTKLSVSQIALQSGFQQSSYFIKVFRQLEGMPPNQYRRSFNS